A window of the Harmonia axyridis chromosome 5, icHarAxyr1.1, whole genome shotgun sequence genome harbors these coding sequences:
- the LOC123679645 gene encoding huntingtin — MATQEKLMKSLELLKKLSNSNGNSDSVNVKKEKIHHCHVITECISSHAITTTPTGFSSLLNYTIESLFHLCDDPDSDIRMVAEESLNKIIRALNDENITKVLIELHKEIKRNNSARSLRAALSRFSKLAHCIRPHKGKPYIVHMFPSLMRIIERSEESVHETLASSLPKIIEVLGPFTTDNDIKNLLKSFMANISNPSAVIKRTTAYSIQSICLNCPKPYLSIVYCIHIVLGFVFPLNENCDTHLIFGVMRVLKILLPQWRKCLIENKQIQDREKQGSEWAELKTEKLLQIYELCLHYINNKDHNMVIASLETLNILLQNSTKELKDALLNPNGLPKSNTHQFVPSKCKSLSLLSITSDPALVSESDLTDSLRPDINEWIDHSKLTLTSLNIFEKPKESFEKSQFLESGSSTMTRSLSQHDLESSIEFDTIKTGVSNSSTDLLEKASNSTNKSSSNEDVTDSDTKEVNIGQFRDQDVPLKYCSRLLAKSFLLTGVPNNLIGDKSCRVSVKSSAISCFASILRLYPQIFLEYLDKTVNLPQKDVDQRISDILKYSSHHDPQLRGHTRILVANYLVSVIIQSRGHYSNWLEIHSHEEDSNLKFENLVKTFAMGLNDESSLCIRYTLQSLELSLQYILESKQCQQVIPLLDKLPDLFSNPYWLVKVNLCDLMCHLPYITIHYVTGDSKFQSKMLFGLQGLLKDSDIRVRNASSNAFARLVSKLYFQYLSENAVTSRAISYRKKMLSNLYDKSWLQPFNYKNFVENTPFPFNRADETSLEDVEFSLSKILHGIKEMALFPKNEYMILGCIEALAILSQKFPCTVYRKAWNCCLQKNLLEENRTNDLLELCIDLMTDSTLVYDIGFHNHLLILCSNLYAGFSICVLRPVPEQDTTQKWNMFESTIHSNISDVFLKHVIKILCIYQHIVDDIHMPSQQKPAILSLPTASPMKRRKSDLEKKNVMTKISEEKAEKKEKENNLAGNFSYSFHYMKIYEALKTAYGNYRTSLEPSASEKFLNMLKESLRSLSILMEIGSLTEFGPIAEEILNYLNSLFKIEPSGSVECVQQLLKSIFETNFLVNGIDIVQDNDKKEKDDIDVSGFYYNLFLKPYNETSLCINALKDINRKEGDGDNTMMGYLHRNARRKPTVSANLDKVLANYIRIFEPMVIRSLKQYTITSDVKLQGKVLQLLSQLVQLKINYCLLDADQIFINFVINQFEYIEEGQIQHSEELIPKIFQFLVQLSYSKQHSKSIIGIPKIIQLCDGLTASGQCPLTHCIPALTPIVKDIFLTRNILNTPDSKELETTREVVLSMLVKLIEYHEILDLIVLILDDSKYCSDTDKWIRWSQSIFKSFLTVLNGNKYRLDSMESLDSIRKLIFALNPNVFRPVDDILILLFQEPPTLNQDVKYFTRWMGRILTVLIILSPVKEEIILSKISLLKNNFIPNSVFENVVTTSDPLNVTNSADFFQYLTPEKILILFIFRTLSLATKKCILLVEDEEDAFFVEELSIFMMFCLHNFQSGFLCKTANVAISIIEKNKYAEECDAIKIQPINENFQNLIFFYPTLTFHWCYFLTLLGYEDLSFWSYILQLPNKDYEKTNTFLNSINTDIIKVGGSIVFCDYLCENSSKRTDVVDWVLKNNLDLLINLDQEAPINEFFSFIHRDSKLSGLLLKYIDQHQNIIDSKLIFKLKVLKAIENSHPNLTGQLVKLLLNKFIYIQDIAVAKEVSKLATRKVELLLTMPVDSIHNQLSSEDLLEITHNLSKKDHNNKHETLLGLLGKLAVRFYDHRLPFTFQKKTVDPETIKNLNINKEWYLSQVKLKLSNVKMGKEVAKMLSMLSYSEQLELIENEHFDGHILKCCIDCGVDIFKDKPSKDIPDVLKASVKYLSKEVDGIVKRIPEPYKSGTFSSFLKEGHSLTAVELSKILNYLIPSVLSYLKATQLISNLEIHEENPSNIIKLNIISLKLINFIIESKNSFDVMLTNYTLDCLNFILKHDKYFTLMNSKDHTAWSCSIISDVHKIKTFLAEDEGNSEQLGTIFPEDVISKFENSEYGESCAVLYDLLNWVYVTRKRTSNIPDCLSFNLNSIINSLGRLSLFNSCMLVPAKAWERGLDISSFSSQNPIISLPVELLQDREILEEYLFRISFLGWNSRQQFEETWMCLLSVLCNSPSDESSTEEMNEIYSTISLAVKGITTLLIQTLYYPAPGKKNHSELLTVSRDEPIICDKISLRKLKDVQICIRNRYNESSYFSGKNVRIDIPFDDLRIENRNSHSSGQMSVRYFLIALGIIEDTDQKYQANQVLQKRDEILEKSGLDITSCLQFLQDFFSQCLQFQKINSLALLHESVVSILILSDLFNDKSQFNWMLDTFLDLLKLHAVEDELLHVYLIVGVCKAAAILNPELEVYETLKKHLSTFLKSSFLSSKIACLHGLMFILEGCKLNNISIGGISEELQLILPCAVEYIQTNLITPNINIPHSQEHTLSMWTIAFYLIENVEEQHLGYGFVDEVVSCAISVLSKPKIDIVEYKFIMQKLQRSITVRKTILEMFGKKIVKLALEGLKSSSSYVAVTSIQLLFTYMYIEYAEHIESFNEQISPENLVQTVEKFSALFEYIKKGYIFEAEIVCSLLPKVLDDFFTPADILTKVIGEFLSAQQPHQKLLSKVVFHLFQSAVRQNQLTLLQDWIVFSLPNFTQNFSYPMATWCLTCFFISASRNQWLTALFPYIQTRIQRYEYEDREILCVAGSDFYKNLSTEKQKETFKANFKMVKNLPEMPFSDLLSSL, encoded by the exons ATGGCAACCCAAGAAAAACTCATGAAATCTCTTGaactcttaaaaaaattatcaaattcgaATGGTAACTCTGATAGTGTAAATGT aaaaaaggaaaaaattcatcattgtcATGTTATAACAGAATGTATAAGCAGTCATGCAATAACAACAACTCCAACGGGATTTTCTTCTTTACTGAATTACACAATAGAAAGTCTCTTTCATCTTTGTGATGATCCAGACTCTGACATCCGAATGGTAGCTGAGGAATCCCTGAACAAAATAATAAGG gCTCTTAATGATGAAAATATCACCAAGGTTCTCATTGAATTacataaagaaataaaaagaaataattcTGCTAGATCTCTGAGAGCTGCACTAAGCAGATTTTCCAAATTAGCTCATTGCATAAGACCTCATAAGGGCAAACCATATATAGTTCATATGTTCCCTAGCTTAATGAGAATAATTGAGAGATCAGAGGAATCAGTACATGAAACTTTGGCTAGCAGTCTGccaaaaattattgaagtatTAGGACCTTTTACTACAGATAATGATATTAAG AATCTCCTGAAATCTTTTATGGCCAATATTTCAAATCCATCAGCCGTTATCAAAAGGACTACAGCTTATTCTATTCAAAGTATTTGCTTGAATTGCCCAAAACCGTATTTATCGATTGTCTACTGTATACATATTGTACTAG GTTTTGTGTTCCCATTAAATGAAAACTGCGACACCCACTTAATTTTTGGTGTAATGAGAGTTCTTAAAATACTGTTACCTCAATGGAGAAAATGTTTGAtagaaaataaacaaatacaAGATAGAGAAAAACAAGGATCTGAATGGGCTGAATTGAAGACTGAAAAACTTCTTCAG ATTTACGAACTGTGCCTTcactatataaataataaagatCATAACATGGTAATTGCTTCATTAGAAACTCTGAATATTCTGTTGCAAAATTCAACGAAAGAGCTTAAAGACGCTTTGCTGAATCCAAATGGTTTACCTAAAAGTAATACACATCAATTCGTTCCCTCAAAATGTAAATCATTGA GCCTACTGAGTATAACTTCTGACCCTGCATTGGTCTCGGAATCAGATTTAACCGATTCCTTGAGACCAGATATTAATGAATGGATAGATCACTCAAAACTCACTCTAACTTccctcaacatttttgaaaagccCAAAGAATCTTTTGAGAAATCTCAGTTTCTTGAGAGTGGCAGTAGCACAATGACTagatcactttcgcaacatgatcTTGAATCTAGTATTGAGTTCGATACAATTAAAACTGGAGTTAGTAACAGCAGCACGGATCTTTTAGAAAAGGCATcaaattcaactaataagagCTCTTCGAACGAAGATGTTACAGACTCTGATACAAAG gaagtCAATATCGGACAGTTCAGAGATCAAGATGTACCCTTAAAATACTGCAGTAGACTTCTTGCGAAGTCATTTCTGTTAACGGGAGTTCCAAATAATCTTATTGGTGACAAATCGTGTAGAGTTTCCGTGAAATCCTCAGCTATATCATGTTTTGCTTCCATTTTGAGATTGTATCctcaaatattcttagaatatttAGATAAAACAGTGAATCTACCCCAGAAGGATGTTGATCAAAGAATATCcgatatattaaaatattctaGCCATCATGATCCTCAATTGAGGGGGCATACAAGGATATTAGTTGCCAATTATTTAGTATCTGTTATTATCCAGAGTAGAGGGCACTACAGTAATTGGTTAGAGATACATTCCCACGAAGAAGATAGTAATTTAAAATTTGAGAACTTAGTCAAAACATTTGCAATG ggTTTAAACGATGAGTCTTCTTTATGTATACGATATACTCTTCAGAGTTTAGAGTTGAGTTTACAGTACATTTTAGAAAGTAAACAATGTCAACAGGTGATTCCTTTATTAGATAAATTACCTGACTTATTCAGTAATCCATATTGGTTAGTAAAA GTGAATTTATGTGATTTAATGTGCCATCTTCCATATATAACGATACATTATGTAACCGGTGATAGTAAATTCCAAAGTAAGATGCTCTTCGGATTACAAGGATTATTAAAAGACTCCGATATTAGAGTACGAAATGCATCATCCAATGCATTCGCCAG GTtggtttcaaaattatatttccaATATCTTTCTGAGAATGCAGTGACTTCAAGGGCGATAtcctacagaaaaaaaatgttatcaaaCCTTTATGACAAATCATGGCTCCAACCTTTTAATTACAAGAATTTTGTCGAAAATACTCCATTTCCCTTCAACCGAGCCGATGAAACTTCCCTTGAAGATGTCGAATTTTCACTATCGAAGATCTTACATGGAATAAAAGAAATGGCATTATTTCCCAAAAACGAATATATGATT ctgGGTTGTATTGAAGCGCTAGCAATTCTctctcaaaaatttccatgtaccgTTTACAGAAAAGCTTGGAATTGTTGCCTTCAGAAAAACCTTCTCGAAGAAAATCGTACAAATGATTTACTCGAATTATGTATCGATTTAATGACTGACTCTACCCTAGTTTACGATATTGGATTTCACAATCATTTATTAATACTTTGTTCCAACCTATATGCAG GGTTCTCGATATGTGTCTTGAGACCTGTACCTGAACAGGATACTACTCAAAAATGGAACATGTTTGAATCTACTATCCATTCGAATATTTCAGATGTCTTCCTCAAACATGTTATTAAAATACTTTGTATTTATCAGCATATTGTAGATGATATCCACATGCCTTCTCAACAAAAACCTGCTATCTTAAGTTTACCAACTGCTAGTCCTATGAAAAGGAGGAAAAGCGATTTGGAGAAGAAAAATGTAATGACAAAAATATCTGAAGAAAAGGCagagaagaaagaaaaagaaaacaatttgGCCGGTAATTTTTCTTACTCGTTTCATTATATGAAAATTTATGAAGCACTGAAGACAGCTTATGGTAATTACAGg aCTTCCTTGGAACCCTCAGCTTCTGAAAAATTCCTCAACATGTTAAAAGAATCTCTAAGAAGTCTTTCCATACTAATGGAAATAGGTAGCTTAACTGAATTTGGACCTATTGcagaagaaattttgaattatttgaattcctTATTCAAAATAGAGCCTTCGGGAAGTGTTGAGTGTGTACAACAGCTTCTGAAGTCTATATTTGAGACCAATTTTCTGGTCAATGGAATTGATATAGTCCAAGATAATGACAAAAAGGAAAAG gATGATATAGATGTTTCAGGATTTTACTATAATTTATTCCTGAAGCCTTATAATGAAACATCATTATGTATTAATGCTTTGaaggatataaatagaaaagAAGGGGACGGAGATAATACCATGATGGGGTATCTTCATAGAAATGCCAGAAGGAAACCTACAGTTTCTGCAAATCTTGATAAAGTATTAGCTAATTACATCAGAATTTTTGAACCTATGGTGATACGGTCGCTAAAG caaTACACTATTACAAGTGATGTCAAACTTCAAGGAAAAGTTCTTCAGCTTCTAAGTCAACTtgttcaattgaaaataaattattgccTATTGGATGCAGATCAAATATTCATCAATTTCGTGATTAATCAATTCGAATATATTGAGGAGGGTCAAATCCA GCATTCCGAAGAACTTATTCCAAAAATCTTCCAATTTCTGGTACAATTATCCTATAGCAAGCAACATTCAAAGAGTATAATTGGAATACCAAAGATCATTCAGTTATGTGATGGACTAACAGCCAGTGGCCAATGTCCTCTGACACACTGCATTCCGGCATTAACACCAATCGTCAAAGATATATTCCTCACCAGGAATATCCTGAACACCCCGGATTCAAAAGAACTGGAAACGACAAGAGAAGTTGTTCTTTCGATGCTAGTCAAACTTATAGAATATCATGAAATCTTAGATTTGATCGTTTTAATATTGGACGATAGCAAATATTGTAGTGATACCGATAAATGGATCAGGTGGTCACAAAGTATCTTCAAATCTTTTCTCACAGTACTtaatggaaataaatataggtTAGACTCGATGGAATCGTTGGATTCTATAAGAAAGCTCATCTTTGCGTTAAATCCAAATGTATTTCGACCagtagatgatattttaattttgttatttcaagAGCCGCCCACTCTG AACCAGGATGTTAAGTACTTTACTCGTTGGATGGGAAGGATTTTAACAGTACTTATTATACTATCACCCGTGAAGgaagaaattattctttcaaaaatatcattattgaaaaataatttcattccaAACAGTGTGTTCGAAAATGTTGTTACCACTAGTGATCCTTTGAATGTAACAAATAGTGCGGACTTTTTTCAGTATCTCACACCTGAAAAAATTCTCattctatttatttttcgaaCGTTATCTTTAGCTACTAAAAAATGTATATTGTTGGTGGAGGACGAAGAAGATGCGTTCTTTGTTGAGGAACTTTCGATATTCATGATGTTCTGTCTTCATAACTTCCAATCGG GGTTCTTATGTAAAACAGCAAATGTTGCCATTTCCATAATCGAGAAGAATAAATATGCTGAGGAGTGTGACGCAATAAAAATACAAcctattaatgaaaattttcaaaatctcattttctTTTACCCGACATTAACCTTTCATTGGTGTTATTTCCTTACTCTCCTTGGTTATGAAGATCTCTCTTTTTGGTCTTATATCTTGCAACTTCCGAATAAGGACTACGAGAA AACAAACACTTTCTTGAACTCCATAAATACTGATATAATTAAAGTAGGAGGTAGTATagtattttgtgattatttg tGTGAAAATTCTTCCAAAAGGACGGATGTTGTGGATTGGGTGCTCAAAAATAACCTGGACCTTTTGATAAACCTAGATCAGGAGGCGccaataaatgaatttttttcattcattcacaGAGATTCAAAATTGAGTGGTCTGCTTTTGAAATATATCGATCAGCATCAAAATATAATCGATTCAAAA ctcattttcaaattgaaggtCCTGAAGGCTATCGAAAATAGTCATCCAAATCTCACTGGGCAACTAGTTAAATTGTTACTAAACAAATTCATATACATTCAAGATATAGCTGTGGCTAAAGAGGTATCTAAACTTGCTACCAGAAAAGTAGAATTATTATTGACGATGCCTGTGGATAGCATTCATAATCAGTTGAGCAGCGAAGATCTTTTGGAAATTACGCATAATTTAAGTAAAAAGGACCATAACAATAA GCATGAAACACTGCTCGGACTTCTTGGAAAACTGGCAGTTAGATTTTATGATCACAGATTGCCATtcacattccaaaaaaaaactgttgatCCTGAAACAATAAAGAACCTTAACATCAACAAAGAATGGTACCTTAGTCAGGTGAAACTGAAGTTGAGTAATGTTAAAATGGGAAAAGAAGTCGCTAAAATGCTGAGCATGTTGAGTTACTCGGAACAATTGGAACTGATCGAGAATGAACATTTCGACGGACATATCTTGAAATGCTGCATAGATTGTggtgttgatattttcaaagaTAAACCATCTAAGGATATCCCCGATGTGTTGAAGGCGTCAGTAAAATATTTATCGAAAGAAGTTGATGGTATCGTTAAAAGAATTCCCGAACCATATAAG TCTGGGACATTTTCTTCGTTCTTGAAAGAAGGACATTCCTTGACCGCTGTGGAGTTGTCAAAAATCCTAAATTATCTAATTCCTAGTGTTTTATCCTACCTTAAAGCCACCCAACTCATTTCCAATTTAGAAATACACGAGGAAAACCCATCGAATATCATTAAACTGAACATTATATCCTTAAAActgattaattttattattgaaagtaAAAACTCGTTTGATGTGATGTTGACAAATTACACTTTGGATTGtttgaatttcatattgaaacaCGATAAATATTTTACCTTAATGAACTCCAAAGATCATACCGCATGGTCTTGCTCTATTATTTCCGATGTACATAAGATTAAAACATTTTTAGCAGAAGACGAGGGAAATTCTGAACAATTGGGTACCATTTTTCCTGAAGATGTCATCAGTAAATTCGAGAATTCTGAATATGGCGAATCTTGCGCCGTTCTTTACGACCTGCTGAACTGGGTATATGTAACGAGAAAAAGAACGAGTAATATACCGGATTGTCTATCTTTTAATTTGAATAGTATAATCAATTCTCTGGGGAGATTGTCATTGTTCAATTCGTGTATGTTAGTGCCTGCTAAAGCGTGGGAAAGGGGTTTGGATATTAGTTCGTTTTCCTCTCAAAATCCTATCATTTCCCTACCAGTGGAATTATTACAAGATCGGGAGATTTTAGAGGAATATTTGTTTAG AATATCCTTTTTGGGCTGGAATTCAAGACAGCAATTTGAAGAGACGTGGATGTGCCTGCTGAGCGTTCTGTGTAATTCCCCATCGGATGAAAGTAGCACTGAAGAAATGAACGAAATCTATAGCACCATTTCCTTAGCTGTCAAGGGAATAACTACACTGCTAATACAAACATTGTATTATCCTGCTCCGGGAAAGAAGAATCATTCCGAACTGTTGACTGTTTCGAGAGATGAACCAATTATATGTGATAAAATTAG TTTAAGGAAGTTGAAAGACGTTCAAATATGTATAAGAAATAGATATAACGAATCCTCTTATTTTTCTGGGAAGAACGTTAGAATAGATATTCCATTTGATGATTTGAGAATAGAAAATCGAAATAGTCATTCCTCAGGTCAGATGTCGGTCAGGTATTTTCTGATAGCTCTTGGAATTATAGAAGATACTGACCAAAAATATCAGGCGAATCAAGTCTTACAAAAAAGAGATGAGATATTAGAAAAAAGTGGCCTGGATATTACTTCGTGCTTGCAATTTCTACAAGACTTCTTCTCGCAATGTTTGCAATTTCAG aagatCAATTCTTTGGCCCTTTTGCACGAATCAGTAGTATCCATTCTGATACTTTCTGATCTTTTCAATGATAAGTCGCAGTTCAATTGGATGTTGGACACCTTCCTCGACTTGCTGAAATTGCATGCGGTTGAAGATGAATTGTTGCATGTGTATCTGATCGTAGGGGTTTGCAAAGCTGCCGCAATTCTGAATCCT GAGTTGGAAGTGTATGAAACGTTAAAAAAGCACTTGTCGACGTTTTTAAAAAGTTCATTCCTTTCGTCGAAGATCGCATGTTTGCATGGATTGATGTTTATTCTGGAAGGCTGCAAGCTGAACAACATTTCAATAGGAGGAATTTCTGAAGAATTGCAACTGATTCTTCCCTGCGCTGTGgaatacattcaaaccaatctGATTACCCCAAATAT caatataccACATTCTCAAGAGCACACATTATCAATGTGGACTATTGCGttttatttgatagaaaatgttGAGGAACAACATCTGGGTTACGGTTTTGTAGATGAAGTCGTTTCTTGCGCTATATCTGTTCTATCGAAACCAAAAATTGACATAGTGGAATACAAATTTATAATGCAG aaattgcaACGATCTATCACTGTTAGGAAAACTATTTTAGAAATGTTTGGTAAGAAAATTGTTAAGCTAGCATTGGAGGGACTAAAGAGTTCAAGCTCATATGTAGCAGTCACTTCAATACAGCTACTCTTTACTTATATGTATATAg AATATGCCGAACATATTGAATCCTTCAATGAACAGATTAGTCCTGAAAATTTGGTACAAACTGTAGAGAAATTTTCAGCTCTtttcgaatatataaaaaaaggatATATTTTTGAAGCAGAAATAGTGTGTTCTTTGTTACCTAAAGTATTGGACGATTTCTTCACACCAGCCGATATTTTAACCAAAGTAATAGGTGAATTTCTATCTGCACAGCAACCACACCAGAAACTTCTGAGTAAAGTTGTTTTCCAT
- the LOC123679646 gene encoding uncharacterized protein LOC123679646, which yields MVSSGGSLDAVIEGVNSSLDKLNLWLGGRNLSINVQKSSAVVFTKHLRPPPHPDISLNFLPIPWKHQIKYLGVTFQQKLKWDAHIDLMCSRAISQCKIIKSLCKPSWGSHPSILLNVYKGLVRPYLDFGGILYGRCSRASLSKLDRVQFAALRSALGLMRSTPTSVILAESGELPLKFRRLWLSFKFVSKLIRLSSHPLSEILRYPEFLDGLWFNGTVPGYVQAFKLLKDKSNDIWRAPCLPFFLSDYRNRSGRVYHLISDLQKGSALNQQKLLCLLSERFQGFTELYTDASRVSQPESVGYGVWIPSSRTRICGKLPDHWSIFSAEMFAVNRSINWILEKNIHRSVIISDSQSVISKLGSGSINANSDIFTVSSIILLDRARSMGFQVSLLWVPSHSNILNNDIADELANRGRQLLGRSGLKGDPRDFWPAYIAEIWGIWDDEYFNIGLTKGKIYAAFVRPSKYRVKPWFRNRSTSRKSITSLTRLRSGHCSIPDHLARIGVVDSPLCSCGEVGNMMHLFLSCDGNRYNVEILYEGLSSLGLSLPINIYEAIFSHREEITSLLLEFLRCSNLHV from the coding sequence ATGGTTTCTTCTGGTGGGAGTTTGGATGCCGTGATAGAAGGGGTCAATTCAAGTTTGGATAAGTTAAACCTGTGGCTTGGAGGTAGAAATCTCAGCATTAATGTTCAGAAATCATCAGCAGTAGTTTTCACCAAACACCTACGTCCCCCTCCTCACCCGGATATTTCTCTGAACTTCCTTCCCATTCCTTGGAAACACCAGATTAAATACTTGGGCGTTACTTTCCAGCAAAAATTGAAATGGGACGCACATATCGATCTCATGTGTTCCAGAGCGATTTCCCAATGTAAAATTATAAAGAGTCTATGTAAGCCCTCTTGGGGTTCGCACCCCTCGATTCTTCTGAATGTGTACAAAGGTCTTGTGCGTCCGTATCTCGATTTCGGCGGCATTCTGTACGGGAGGTGCTCAAGAGCGTCACTTTCCAAGTTAGATAGGGTGCAATTCGCGGCCTTAAGGTCCGCTTTGGGCCTCATGAGATCCACCCCCACGTCAGTTATCCTGGCAGAGAGTGGTGAACTTCCTCTTAAGTTTAGACGATTGTGGCTCTCTTTCAAATTCGTTTCCAAGCTCATTCGCCTGTCTTCTCATCCCCTCTCGGAGATTCTTCGGTATCCGGAATTTCTTGATGGTTTGTGGTTCAACGGGACTGTCCCTGGCTATGTTCAAGCCTTCAAATTGCTGAAGGATAAATCCAACGATATTTGGCGAGCACCCtgtcttcctttttttctttcagaCTACCGAAACAGATCAGGAAGAGTGTATCATCTTATCTCCGATCTCCAGAAGGGTTCAGCCTTGAACCAGCAAAAACTGCTCTGTTTGCTTTCGGAGAGGTTTCAGGGTTTTACAGAACTCTATACTGATGCTTCAAGGGTTAGTCAGCCAGAATCTGTGGGGTACGGTGTTTGGATTCCTTCGTCGAGAACTAGAATTTGCGGTAAGCTTCCGGATCACTGGTCGATTTTTTCGGCTGAAATGTTCGCAGTCAATAGATCTATTAATTGGATTCTGGAGAAGAACATTCACAGGTCAGTTATTATTTCAGACTCCCAAAGCGTAATCAGTAAATTGGGTAGCGGTTCGATCAACGCTAATTCGGATATTTTCACTGTCAGTTCTATAATCCTTTTAGACAGGGCCAGATCTATGGGTTTCCAGGTGTCTCTTTTGTGGGTCCCTAGCCACTCTAACATTCTTAACAACGATATTGCGGATGAGTTGGCCAATCGGGGCAGACAGTTGTTGGGCCGTTCGGGTTTAAAGGGCGATCCAAGGGATTTTTGGCCTGCATATATCGCGGAAATCTGGGGTATTTGGGATGACGAATACTTCAATATAGGTTTAACGAAGGGTAAGATTTACGCAGCTTTCGTCAGACCAAGTAAATACCGTGTAAAACCTTGGTTCCGCAATAGATCGACTTCAAGGAAGTCAATAACTTCTTTAACGCGCTTGAGATCGGGTCACTGCTCAATCCCAGATCATTTGGCCAGAATTGGTGTGGTTGATTCCCCTTTATGCAGCTGTGGGGAGGTGGGAAACATGATGCACCTGTTTCTTTCCTGCGATGGAAACAGATACAACGTGGAAATATTATATGAGGGGTTATCCTCACTTGGTCTTAGTTTGCCCATTAACATCTATGAGGCTATCTTCTCCCATAGAGAAGAGATAACGAGCTTATTATTGGAATTTCTTAGATGCTCGAATTTGCATGTATAG